One Osmerus eperlanus chromosome 2, fOsmEpe2.1, whole genome shotgun sequence genomic window, ccggtcgtacagggaccggacagccccgatcagggaatccggtaccccgtactcccggagcaccccccacatgagcccccgagggacacggtcgaacgccttttccaaatccacgtGTCGTCACCTGGAGAAAAGTCTGGATGGTTCCTCACAAGTACCTTATTCTGAACAAGGTGAAGGAGGTTTCATTTAGAATTTTACACAGATACTACCCTGCTAATCATTATATGGTTAAGTATAAAAGAGACATAAATGTGAAATGTGGCTTCTGCAAAGATCACTCTGAGACTGTCCTACACCTCTTCTGGCACTGCTTACACACCCAAGCATTCTGGCAAAACTTCAGCAGTTTTGTAGTTGATCATATCTTTAATGATTTTGTTTTAATGTGCgaaaattttgtatttttttctacAAAAATCAGAGAGAAGAAAATGAATACTTTGTAATACATTTATTGATCTTAATGGCAAAATTGaacattcacaaatgtaaattcAGCAATAAGAAACCGTATTTTATACTTTTCCTTTGTGAGTTTGCAAATTACATGTCTTTACTTTCTAAATACCACAACAAAAAGGCCTTAAGAACGTTTAATATATGTACATCATTTAATATTCTTTCGTAATACCCCTGGCAATCTTTTAAATGTTTCTTATTTCAGTTGTTTATACACTTGTATACTGACCTGTGTACCATTATCTGTATACTTTGTACTTTTCGagcaaaaaaaatctataaaaaGTCGAGCAAAATGTCCGAACCAAGCACCAGCGAGGAGGTTGGTAGCTAGGAAGATTAGACAACCCTTCTACATCCCTGGCCGTACCTGGAAGAATTTTTCGACATGTttggatgcaaaaacaactCCTTTCGAATGCGCTGCAAGCTCTGCTCACCCAAGTAGGCTACCACAAGCTAATGGCTTTCACAACGTCGCCGTCTAATTTGAATAAAGGCTATTgataacatgcctctgaagtttgaCTTTTTGCAGCATTACAATACTTATAGGCAACTAGTCATCATATCTTACGCTCCATGAAACACATGGTTAATGCTtagtagtaggctacacatatatggttctttaatgtatttgcattgtactaaaatgcgttcattttcaatgggcatAAACAGGTGCAGACCACAtttttcaacattaacatttcaatataacaagtcattatggcctttggaaacatgttttttgggggggaggtggggtcgtgcattaaagacccctgtgcctaagcttttgtccttaatggcatttttttcccttactacttttacttttatactttaagtagttttgaaaccagtacttttatacttttacttgagtaaaaAGCTTGAATTGATAATTAAACTTCTACAGAAGTATTTTTAAACCCTAGTAtctatacttctacttgagtaatgaatgtgaatactttTAACACCTCTGCGCGTAGgcctatattttctattctgtAACCTATTTCTTATAGGCCTAtctgtgtttgtatttacaGAACCACACATTAAATATTCACATGAGAGATAAACCCGATCAATCCCAGCTCCAATCTTGTTATTTAATAAATAAAGAATAAGTTTTTTGGATACAACAGTCTGATTACTGGAACCCTGGATTCTATCACGGAGTTCTGACCCCACAGTGTTTTGACATAATCCAACCACTAGATAATTTTACTATTTTTCAAGATGCATTTGAGAAACTGATAAATTATTTATTCCTCGTTTATTGGGGAAACGGCAGACATACTGTATACCAATCTGACAGCTTCAAGTCTGGAATCATCGTCGGACTGATCTGTACAAATCTCTAGTTTGGCCTCCGAAGTAGTATTGGTAGTCAGTCCCACAAGTGGAGTTTTAATTTTCACACGTAGTTCTGTCTGGTGATGCAAAATAAAATATGTGCACAGGAGTCATTGCAGTATAAATGTCAAATTTAAACATGTTTTCCTCTCGGGTTCTTTTAAAttgtccctctcttctcccagaATCCTTGATTTCAGGCGAGTGCCGCCGGTGGCGGGGCGGCTGGTCAACATGACCCGGGAGATCCGAGACGTGACGAGGGGCAAGAAGCTCTGGAGGACGTTCTTCATCTCCCCTGGTAAACACAGTCTCACACCCTTCATACCTTCTGTCTGTCGTCCACAACATTCAGAGTTTCGCTGCGCTGTTATACGGAAACCCTGATTTCAGAGATTTGGATACAAGATTCACATTCAGCAACACAGTCTGGAGTAGAGGATCTGGGGAAGCTCTTTTGTGTTGTCTGCCCAGTAAATGAATACTGAGGGACCAAGGTTTATCTGTATTATGACAGATTTGATTTGTCAGTTCAGTTTCTGGGATCGTACTTTATATGCAAATGGGAACCTTGCAACTCACAATATGTAAAGCATTGTGTCCTCCCAAAATTGTTTTTAACTTTACTATTAAAAATGGGAATAAtgttggttcaggcaggaggactcaatatagtatttacttgatactttatttcacacggtacAACACATGATTTTAACACTTGATTTGGCATTATGGTTCTgcttgcatcggctccctgccgcacccaacctctgagcagagagcagcgacgcattccccctacgaaaggaacacagaaccaagggtggaggccggggaggcggaggcaggaGATTAACAGAGCATCCTGTGTTGCACTAAGCAATGCAGAGTGCAGAGATATCCTGATTAAATAGCCCGCCCTGCTAGGAAGGTGTGCCCCTATTGCGTGCTGTGACCCGCTGCTGTGACGCGCtatgtcctctccctctgtcaaaTTGATGCTAACCTGATCTCactctttcctccctttctccaccctcccagccaatAACATCTGTTTTTTTTACGGGGAGTGTTCCTACTACTGCTCCACTGAGCATGCTCTGTGTGGAAAGCCTGACCAGATTTAATGCTTGCTGGTCGCCTTCCTGCCTGACCTGGCCCTTGCCAAGCGCAAGACCTGGAGGAACCCCTGGAGACGCTCCTACCACAAACGCAAGAAAGCCGAGAAAGATttgatgacctctgaccctttcAGCCAAggatctctccagtctctctcgaCTTCATCATCCATCTTTTTCCTTTAAGTCCTTCCCAGTAGTTTTCATTCTCTCTGTaggtttttctctctgtcaagCTAGTTTTTTTCCTTGCTTTAGATTCATTTGTAACTTTTTGGTGTATTTTTTGTCGCTCAACCGGTAACTCAACAGTAGGAGACATGGGTATGTTGTCTTCTAAGGTCCAGTCTTATTAGTTTCAAGAATCCCCTGACGACTGCCCCTATTGCTCTACAACAGGGGTAGGCAACCCTGTTCCTCAGgtgccactgtcctgcatgttttagatgtttccctgctctagcacacctgattcaaatgaatggtcattacctggcttccacagagcttgataacaacaacctgaggaccagggttgcccGACCCCTGCTCTACAATGTATGAGATGGAACTCTTTGGAGAGGAAACACTTCCATCAACTGACCTGCTAAAACTAAAGTGTATATAATAGAGATTAAGATGTCCAGTGAGGTAGACATTATACAGGACACACATATCGCTCTCTTCACTTCTCTGGGAAATATTGCCATTGTTGATGACTGAGAGACAACATAAACGCATGTGACTTACTTGCTAAAATCTTTTTATTTGAAGAGAgaattttttgaaaataattgATCAAGATAGAATACTGCATATCAGTCAGACCAATATACGTTTTCCCCCACACCCACGATTCCTATCAAATCCAGTTGATTATAGGTTTTCACATTATCACAACAACAGGAAACTGATTAGAGAAACAAGAAACAACTGAATATGCCACGGATTCGAGTAAATATCAGGCATGCATGATAACCACAAACAGTTACAGTAGACAACGGCTTGTTAACCTCTCTCTTGGCTTCATACAGTTAGAAGTAAACAGACAAGAGCCTAGAGACTGCTACACAGGTGGGGAAACCCCACTGAACATCTACAGTCTACACTGGTCTGATCTTCATGGAGAAAGCCTTCAAGGAGTAATGATAACCCTTCCAGGTATACCAGTTCATGCCAGTTGCAAAATGAATCGTCTTACCCCACAGATATTCCCCATTAGGGTTAGCCCTATGGCACTTTGCGTACCAAAATGCACCATAATAGGTAACAGCACAGTTACCAGTCCATGCATCTTGGTCTTTGTCAAATGTAGAGAATTTGAAGCCGTTGTGGAGGGAGAGCgagtctcctgctcctccattcTTGAAGCCTGTGACAGTCAGCTTGTAGCCATTAGACTCTGGGCCCACAGAGAAGGAGGAGTAAAACGCAAACGCCTTTCTTCCTGTAAAGTCCTCCATGTCCACTCTCAGCTCATGCTTTCTCGAGTTGGTGAGGTAGTGCAGGTTGTCCAGTCCCAACCAGTACTCTCCGTTGGCACTTCCAAAGCCAGCTTTGTACTGACTCCAGCCTCTGTAGAAGTTGGTGGTGCCGTCCACTCTTCTCTGAAAGACGGTCCACTTGCCTTTTCCAGTGGCCATGTCACAGTAGACTTGCACTGGCTTGATTGATGGTGTACACGCCGCTGGCCTTTGAGACACTTTTGGAGACATCAGCGCAGTCCCTGAGCAGTTTGAGGTCACACCTGGGAGCTGCATCAGCAATCACAGCCAGCAGCAGGATGAAGAGCAGACTTGCCATTTTGGTATCAAGTCAAAAGGTTTTAGCTTCTAGATCAAAGCAGAGATGTCCTAGATGTCCTGTGAGCTTTGGTAAGCCTTTTGGTGTCCTTTTATAGCATCTAGCAGAAATGTTGAAGGAGACTCAACCAATCCCATGGTGATCAAATGTGACTGGACCGGTTTAATGGAATGAATGCAAACTCTGGTACCACTAGAATTCTTATCTGATCTTCTTCCAGATAACATTTTATTGATGGgggtttcacaaaataagccaaggAGAAAGGCCTGATTGTTTGAGactaaatcttttttttactgaaagaaTCATACCTTTAAAGATTACTAATGCCTCCACTTTCAGGACCATTCTAAAATGAGGTATTACCTAGGTAATTAGGTACATGGCACAGTGATATCATGGAATCATTAGTGACATCATTAGTCAGACAAACCTTAACCATGGTCAAACAGCCCTTTGTAAGTATCACTTTCAGTCAAAAGTCCCACCGATCTAAGATCAGTGATGAGTAACAATTCAGAGAAGTAGAAACCAACACTTGGAGTGGGGCGACAATTATGTTGGTGctcaaatgtatcaaatatgTCCATCCATCACTGAGAAAAtacatttgttgtgtgtgtgtgcgtgtgtctagaTGGGAGGTTGACCCAGACTACTGCGATGAGGTGAAGCAGACACCACCATATGACCGTGGCTCTCGTCTTCTAGACATCATGGACATGAAAATCTTTGACTTCCTCATGGGTAAGAAAGAACCTCACATTTACTTTGTAAAACAAAGAACAAACCATTAAACCCTTTTAGAAACATATTGATAGTTGAAAACAATGTCTCCTCATATCTGACTATAAAGTTTGTTCACTGAAGTTAAGAGAATTGATTCTTCAAGGAGCTGAACTATATATAGGAAACAGAAGTCTTCCAGAAGGCCAAACACTTAACCTACCATAAACAAACTCCCCCCATCTATCCCACCCCCAGGTAACATGGACCGCCATCATTACGAGACCTTTGAGAAGTTTGGTAACGAGACCTTCATCATTCATCTGGACAATGGTAGAGGGTAAGACCAggacctatatatatatatatgcatgcacacatactccACAAGCATAATGatgacatacagcacacacacactcagacaaaaaCAAATTGGGGGCATCGATCTGCTGCCAATGATGGTGTATGTTTAGGTGTAGGTCTATGGGTACATGTGACGCCatgtgacactgcttgtaaaaagggcaatACAAACAAAAATGTGGTTTTATTCAATGCTGCTTCACTCTCTCCAGGTTTGGAAAGTACTCACATGATGAGTTGTCCATTCTGGTGCCCCTGAGCCAATGTTGCAGGTTAGTATGCTGTCAGTATGTCCTCTCTCTTTGACACATGCTGGCTCTGAGATTGTTTGAAGATGAATTGTCTTAGTTAACATTttgttcctcctccacctcatggCTGTGCCTGTCTCCAGGGTAAGGAGGTCGACCCACCTGCGTCTGCAGCTGCTGGCCAAGCAGGAGTACTTGCTGAGCTCCCTGATGGAGGAGTCTCTGCTCCATGAccgcctctcccccatcctcataCAGCCCCACCTCCATGCCATGGACCGGTGCCTCCGTCTGGTCCTGCAGGTGCTGGACGGCtgcctggagaaggagggatacGCTAACGTGGTGGAGGTTGACCGTGCCAGGGACAGTGCCACACACAGGAACCCGGGACACAGGTAGTGAGGTCTGGGATGGGGGAAGGGATAATCAGCCTCCTTCCTTGTCCTGCTCTGGGTCCCATCCTGGAGCTCTGATGGGAGGGTGAAGTGTGTGGCGGGACAGAGCCTGTCACTTACACCATGCACATCCATTTTGAATTCAGTGAATTCCAAGACTTGCCTTCAATGCCTTTATGGACCcggccctatgtgtgtgtgtttataatggAAGTACTGTTTGTTCACAGAATAGTGAACAGACTGGAGAGGCCTGGTTTTGttgaaaaaacatattttattatttgtGTAGCGCCCTCTCAGGCCAGTTGACTACGCCACCCCCTGAAGTGGGCTAATTTATATCTGAGCAAGGGGAACTCAATAATGCTATTGCACAGTTTTTTTTGGAGAAAGTATAAAAATAATCTTTATTAATAAATATTGCACAACAGTGGAGTTGGTTGGTCACCAgataaagaaaataataataacatacaTGGACAGTATGGGGGCTGGGGAACCTCTGCAATGGGCCACTAGAAGAACTGATGTCAGGCCAGGTCTCTAGGTCTCTATAACACACGTGGTCTTGTGCACACTCAATAATGTGTTTAAATTCAGGGAAAATGCACTACAATATTCACGACACTCGTGATACGTGACCAAGCAATTAAGAGTTCCACTACAAACACACCGCACTCTCTGTAGGCTACTAGGGTGAGAAAAACTACAGAGTCCGGCTATGGATAAGTCGCTAGTGGCCTTACCAGCACTGAGGTTATTAGCTAtgaagggggaaagggagacagactggaaatgaagtaaaaaaaaatcataatatcataatcagggagtcaggtggctgagcggtgagggaatcgggctagtaatccgaaggttgccagttcgattcccggtcatgcaaactgacgttgtgtccttgggcaaggcacttcaccctacttgcctcgggggaatgtccctgtacttactgtacttaGAGCTgtaagctctggataagagcgtctgctaaaatgactaaatgtaaataataagtCCACTCTAGCTTGCGGCTCACATTTACACCTATACATATACGACACAGGCCGATAGGCTAGAGGAACTTAAACCGACACAATAAAGTAAAGAATCTATGAGCGGCACCAATgcatcaaacacacatttacgaaaaaaaagaaagaaagagaacagcAACTAGCACTCCTGTGTAGCTGCGAGGGTCTGACACTGCAAGCATATAATACACTGGTAAAAGATACATAAACACTACATCATGATTTGCCCATATTATACTACAACCAGAATAGTAAAAGAAAACCGCGGCTACGTTTAATAACGTACCTTGTTACACACAACAACACGGCGTCACTCCCCCACACGCACATCGACATACAGCGGCTCCGCTTTCCTATACAATAGGTAACAAGTACCAACTTAGCAAGCTAGTCATCAGTGACGGAAAAACTTAAAGAAACCTTTGCTCAGACATACCTGTCGATTTCACGCAGCACCCGTGACTCTGCTACACAGCCCCAGAACCAGTGGTGTTGATAATGAGCTACCGGCTTTAGGACCCCGGGTGTCTATTTATAAGCTTGTGGATAATACGTCAGGTATCTTAATTAATTGCATCCCCTTTCCCAATTAGTGATGCACTGCTGtatgacaggaagagagacagagagaactaaCTGCAGCTGGAAAGGTGCAGGGAGTAGGCACCAAACTACTACTGCTTGCCCACTTGTTACATTTGTAAATGAGTAAGTGTATAGAAGATACAGTACATAGGGGCCATTAATTTATTTGTCATTTGAGTGCAAAGTCTGTTGTTTTTGTGCTGAGCTACGGTTTATTGATTCCGTTGTTCTAAATCAAAAGAGTGATATTTCCGGCAGAAGGCAGACAAAATGATGGTCTAAAGCTTTATTTTGCAATACAAAGTGCAAGGAACGGATATTATTTATAAGATATTTAAAgggacaaatatgttttcagtTTCACGCTACAAGCATTTTTTCGTTTTAAGATATGCCCGTTATGTTAAGTATCTAGCTCTGAATTTCTGTAGATAATCAaacaaaaagttttttttttatgattctTAGTATGTTTCCACTCCGGATGATAAACAAGGAGCAAGGAAACAGTAGAACTCTGTTGTCTTTTCCACAAGAACAGGTTTTCCTGTCAGTGTCCATGGTGGTTGAAAAGAAAACAGATCATGTGTCAAATGCCTACACATTCCATTATTCTCAAGTTAACCCGCACTTCTGGCATTCTTTATATAGACGTTGAGACAATTAATCAAAACAAGGAACAAGGAACATAAGTATATATGATGTGTGTACTTGCAGCTAAGCACATGCTTATCTTTGCTGTTCTGCACAGTCCATATGACATCGAGTATTAGGAAAACAAATGATTTGTGCTACAGTATGTACAGAAATATTCATCTGTGTCAGCATCTCTGAAGGGGAATATCAAGAGGGATTTTATTTGATTCTTCATACAGTGCTTAAAACACCTGCCCTTTTGTGCATAACATATTCGTATTCTTCACCATTTTGCCCTTTCAGATGGAActattttgtaaatgtaaatagataGGCATAGGATAAAAGGTTGTTTTCTGTTACACTGCAAGCAGGTAAAATAAAAGGTAAATCGACAAATTATGCCTGTAAAGTATTGTAAAATACTTTGATTTCATAATtaattccatccatccatcatcttccgcttgtccgggggtcgggtcgcgggggcagcaacctaagcagggaggcccagactttcctctccccggccacttccaccagctcttcctgggggaccccgaggcgttcccaggccagccgagagacatagtccctccagcgtgtcctgggtcttccccggggcctcttcccagtgggacgtgcccagaacacctcaccagggaggcgtccaggaggcatccttatcagatgcccgagccacctcaactggcccctctcgacgcggaggagcagcggttctactctgagcccctcccggatgaccgagcttctcaccctatctctaagggagagcccggacaccctgcggagaaaactcatttcggccgcttgtattcgcgatctcgttctttcggtcactacccacagttcgtgaccataggtgagggtaggaacgtagatcgactggtaaatagagagcactgctttcgactcagctccttcttcaccacaacggaccgatgcagagcccgcatcactgcggacgccgcaccgatccgcctgtcga contains:
- the LOC134012358 gene encoding LOW QUALITY PROTEIN: microfibril-associated glycoprotein 4-like (The sequence of the model RefSeq protein was modified relative to this genomic sequence to represent the inferred CDS: inserted 2 bases in 1 codon); this encodes MASLLFILLLAVIADAAPRCDLKLLRDCADVSKSVSKASGVYTINXKPVQVYCDMATGKGKWTVFQRRVDGTTNFYRGWSQYKAGFGSANGEYWLGLDNLHYLTNSRKHELRVDMEDFTGRKAFAFYSSFSVGPESNGYKLTVTGFKNGGAGDSLSLHNGFKFSTFDKDQDAWTGNCAVTYYGAFWYAKCHRANPNGEYLWGKTIHFATGMNWYTWKGYHYSLKAFSMKIRPV
- the LOC134012389 gene encoding extracellular serine/threonine protein kinase FAM20C, which codes for MLVLKCIKYVHPSLRKYICCVCVRVSRWEVDPDYCDEVKQTPPYDRGSRLLDIMDMKIFDFLMGNMDRHHYETFEKFGNETFIIHLDNGRGFGKYSHDELSILVPLSQCCRVRRSTHLRLQLLAKQEYLLSSLMEESLLHDRLSPILIQPHLHAMDRCLRLVLQVLDGCLEKEGYANVVEVDRARDSATHRNPGHR